A part of Flexistipes sp. genomic DNA contains:
- a CDS encoding nitroreductase family protein, which produces MIELLRKRRSVRKFKDESIESEKIEILKEAVLRAPTSRNIMPWEFIFVTDKDKLKKLSEAKQHGSAFVAGAPLAVVVCADTDRSDVWVEDCSIASIILQLTGLEQGLGSCWAQIRNRKHNESESAEEYIQKLFDIPERFAVESIIALGYPDEEKEPVPYSALPLEKIHMQEF; this is translated from the coding sequence ATGATTGAACTGTTAAGAAAAAGAAGAAGTGTTCGTAAATTTAAGGATGAAAGTATTGAATCGGAAAAAATTGAAATATTGAAAGAGGCGGTTCTCAGGGCGCCCACTTCGAGAAATATCATGCCTTGGGAATTTATTTTTGTTACAGATAAGGATAAATTGAAAAAATTGTCCGAAGCAAAACAGCACGGCTCTGCTTTTGTTGCAGGTGCTCCTTTGGCTGTTGTAGTCTGTGCTGATACAGACAGATCTGATGTTTGGGTGGAAGACTGCAGTATCGCTTCTATAATACTTCAGTTAACCGGGCTTGAGCAGGGGCTGGGCAGCTGCTGGGCACAGATCAGGAATCGTAAGCACAATGAATCTGAATCTGCAGAGGAGTATATCCAAAAATTGTTTGATATCCCTGAGCGCTTTGCAGTGGAAAGTATTATTGCTTTGGGTTATCCCGATGAAGAAAAAGAGCCTGTACCGTATTCAGCTTTGCCGCTGGAAAAAATTCATATGCAAGAATTCTGA
- a CDS encoding sensor histidine kinase, which translates to MKNKRYINLQIKITVLVFVILLSLSYLIGLYLSSNVKNKALSISKTYLTSLPSLIDNSINNFMVAGDKTVVKQLVKELSTDENIIGIHIFDAEGDISCAFSDFESRYPNKYLHMIYSNYTKKETLKEIKSEKIDMLAYYKPYENKKECRRCHPSEKKIIGVLNINVDMSQFTGELKSEANTVQAILMISAFVLAGLLSYVINYLITRPVRKLENGMKEVSNNNLNTTVEVNSRDELEKLADYFNQMVKSLRKANKEIDSFQKSLIHTDRLMTVGQLTASLSHEIKNPLNSIFITADLLHEKCEQFDDPYYTRLIDNIVSDSERIRDIISQTLNFSKLDNSGLEAVPIKDLLNNILIYAGRILFDNERINFELDADDRLMQCNLKVNKTSMEQVFINLLKNAVESIPDNEEGEVRLVIKRDEVNYVTFVISDTGVGIPESVQDDIFNQFYTTKKQGTGLGLSIVKELVEFHDGEIYVESEEGKGTSFIVKLPVADCEQAASRNGEQKNH; encoded by the coding sequence TTGAAAAATAAGCGGTACATTAATCTTCAAATTAAGATAACAGTTCTGGTTTTTGTTATTCTTCTTTCTCTGTCTTATCTTATCGGGCTTTACTTATCCTCAAATGTAAAAAACAAAGCTCTAAGCATTTCTAAAACATATCTTACAAGCCTGCCTTCTCTGATAGATAATTCTATAAATAATTTTATGGTAGCCGGTGACAAAACTGTTGTTAAACAGCTTGTAAAGGAATTGTCTACGGATGAAAATATCATCGGTATTCATATTTTTGATGCGGAAGGTGATATTTCCTGTGCTTTTTCTGACTTTGAATCGCGGTATCCCAACAAATATCTGCATATGATATATTCCAACTATACGAAAAAAGAGACTTTGAAAGAAATTAAATCGGAAAAGATTGACATGCTGGCATATTACAAACCTTACGAAAATAAAAAAGAATGCAGAAGGTGCCACCCTTCCGAGAAAAAGATTATCGGTGTATTAAATATTAATGTTGATATGAGCCAGTTTACAGGAGAGTTAAAATCTGAAGCTAATACTGTTCAGGCTATACTGATGATTTCTGCCTTTGTTTTGGCGGGCCTACTCTCTTATGTTATCAATTATCTCATTACCAGGCCTGTCAGAAAGCTTGAGAATGGGATGAAAGAAGTATCCAACAATAATCTTAACACAACCGTTGAGGTAAATTCCCGGGATGAGCTTGAAAAGCTTGCCGATTACTTTAACCAGATGGTAAAATCTTTGAGAAAAGCAAACAAAGAAATAGATTCATTTCAGAAAAGTCTTATCCATACGGACAGATTAATGACGGTAGGTCAACTTACAGCTTCCCTGAGTCATGAGATAAAGAATCCTCTCAATTCTATCTTTATAACGGCAGATCTTCTTCATGAAAAATGCGAACAGTTTGATGACCCCTATTATACCAGGCTAATAGATAACATTGTAAGTGATTCGGAGAGGATAAGGGATATTATCAGTCAGACGCTGAATTTTTCAAAACTGGACAATTCAGGTTTAGAGGCTGTCCCTATAAAAGATCTTCTGAACAATATCTTAATTTATGCCGGCAGGATACTTTTTGATAATGAGAGAATCAATTTTGAGCTGGATGCAGATGACAGGCTTATGCAGTGTAATTTGAAGGTTAACAAAACGAGTATGGAGCAGGTGTTTATCAATCTGCTGAAAAATGCGGTTGAAAGTATTCCTGATAATGAGGAAGGTGAAGTAAGGCTTGTCATTAAAAGGGATGAGGTTAATTACGTCACTTTTGTTATTAGTGACACAGGAGTGGGAATTCCGGAATCTGTTCAGGATGATATCTTTAATCAGTTTTATACCACCAAAAAGCAGGGCACCGGTCTCGGACTTTCCATTGTGAAGGAGCTTGTTGAATTCCATGACGGTGAAATCTATGTGGAGTCTGAAGAGGGAAAAGGAACAAGTTTCATTGTCAAGCTTCCGGTGGCTGACTGTGAACAGGCTGCTTCCCGTAACGGGGAGCAAAAAAATCATTGA
- a CDS encoding lipid-A-disaccharide synthase N-terminal domain-containing protein — MSKAEVIMLTIGFTGQFMFFMRFFVQWLYAEKHRKSIIPVAFWYFSLGGSFCLLTYAILRKDIVFIVGQSTGSIIYLRNLYFIHKEKEKKLYEND; from the coding sequence ATGTCTAAAGCAGAAGTTATTATGCTGACAATAGGCTTTACAGGTCAGTTTATGTTTTTTATGCGGTTTTTTGTACAATGGCTTTATGCGGAAAAGCACAGAAAGAGTATAATCCCGGTGGCGTTCTGGTATTTCAGTCTGGGTGGAAGCTTCTGTCTTTTAACATATGCTATTCTGCGTAAGGATATTGTTTTTATTGTAGGCCAGTCCACGGGATCCATAATATATCTGAGAAATCTTTACTTTATACATAAGGAAAAGGAAAAGAAACTTTATGAAAACGATTAG
- a CDS encoding TRAP transporter substrate-binding protein, whose translation MKRLLLFLIFTCFITSGVFAADVKMNLNAIYGQNSFHTQGAMYFADLVEEYTDGSVDITVHPGGSLGFKGPELLKAVKDAQVPMSDILMGVVAGSEHVFGISSLPRLASSFDEAKELYEDTKPLYKEAAAKWNQKFLYAAPWPPSGLVTKNKVETAADIKNAKIRTYDKNGANFLRELGAAGISMPWGEVYSALRTGLIDGVLTSAESAKNGKFWEVLGHFNNINYAFPLNMVTINKDYWDSLSNEQQKAMLKAAAETEKHQWESSEAKTKEALDVIEENGIVISQPSGKFAEQMDAAAKVIVNNYLKDASSETEKVLEKYIK comes from the coding sequence ATGAAAAGGTTACTTTTGTTCCTAATTTTTACTTGTTTTATCACTTCAGGCGTTTTCGCCGCCGATGTGAAAATGAACCTCAATGCTATTTATGGTCAGAACAGTTTTCATACCCAGGGTGCAATGTATTTTGCCGATTTGGTTGAAGAGTATACCGACGGTAGTGTTGATATTACCGTTCACCCCGGTGGCAGCCTTGGTTTTAAAGGGCCTGAGCTTTTGAAAGCGGTCAAAGATGCCCAGGTACCGATGTCAGACATCCTTATGGGTGTTGTTGCGGGCAGTGAGCATGTTTTTGGTATCAGTTCTCTTCCAAGACTGGCTTCATCATTTGACGAGGCAAAAGAGCTGTATGAAGACACCAAGCCATTGTACAAAGAAGCGGCTGCCAAATGGAACCAAAAGTTTCTCTATGCAGCACCGTGGCCGCCGAGTGGTCTTGTTACAAAAAACAAGGTGGAAACAGCTGCGGATATTAAAAATGCTAAGATAAGAACATATGATAAAAACGGTGCAAATTTTCTCAGGGAATTAGGAGCTGCCGGTATATCTATGCCCTGGGGTGAAGTGTATTCTGCGCTCAGAACAGGTCTGATCGATGGTGTTCTCACTTCTGCCGAATCAGCCAAAAACGGAAAATTCTGGGAAGTATTGGGACATTTCAACAATATTAACTATGCCTTTCCTCTTAATATGGTTACCATTAACAAAGATTACTGGGATTCATTGAGCAATGAACAGCAGAAAGCTATGCTTAAGGCCGCCGCTGAAACGGAAAAACATCAGTGGGAAAGCTCAGAGGCAAAAACCAAAGAAGCACTTGATGTTATTGAGGAGAACGGCATTGTAATATCCCAGCCCAGCGGGAAATTTGCAGAACAGATGGATGCAGCGGCAAAGGTTATTGTAAACAACTATCTTAAGGATGCATCATCAGAGACGGAGAAAGTTCTGGAGAAGTACATTAAATGA
- a CDS encoding glycosyltransferase family 2 protein produces MQEGYSVVVPVFNEERNIALLYKELSTVLKSLDLPYEIIFIDDGSTDNSLQEIKSLTSKDVSVRYISFKKNLGQSAALKSGFQHCRYSVTITMDSDLQNDPADIPGLLQFYGEYQMVNGWRKNRRDNFSKKIGSKIGNLVRNLFVHDNIKDTGCSLKVMDTAMLKRIKIYKGLHRFLPVLMMSEGAKVKEVPVNHRQRMHGTSKYNNLGRAFAGLYDLICVRWMIKHQINEEIKEKNV; encoded by the coding sequence TTGCAGGAAGGTTATTCTGTTGTTGTACCGGTTTTCAATGAGGAACGAAATATTGCACTGCTTTACAAAGAACTGAGTACTGTATTAAAATCTCTAGATTTGCCTTATGAAATAATTTTCATTGATGACGGAAGTACAGATAACAGCCTACAGGAAATAAAGAGTCTAACGTCAAAAGATGTTTCAGTAAGATACATCTCTTTTAAAAAAAATCTCGGGCAGTCAGCCGCTTTAAAGAGCGGTTTTCAGCATTGCAGATACAGTGTTACAATAACAATGGATTCAGATCTGCAGAATGATCCGGCAGATATTCCCGGGCTTTTGCAATTTTACGGCGAGTATCAGATGGTTAACGGCTGGCGTAAAAATCGGAGAGATAATTTTTCCAAAAAAATCGGGAGCAAAATCGGAAATTTAGTCAGGAATCTGTTTGTTCATGACAATATAAAAGACACAGGATGTTCCCTGAAAGTAATGGATACGGCGATGCTTAAAAGAATAAAAATTTACAAGGGTCTGCACCGTTTTTTACCGGTTTTGATGATGAGTGAAGGAGCAAAAGTAAAGGAGGTGCCTGTTAACCACAGACAGAGAATGCATGGAACTTCAAAGTATAATAACCTCGGAAGGGCTTTTGCCGGATTATATGATTTGATATGTGTCAGATGGATGATAAAACACCAAATAAATGAAGAAATAAAGGAAAAAAATGTCTAA
- a CDS encoding hydantoinase B/oxoprolinase family protein: MKVNPILLEVFKNRFSSISEEMGVTLNRTAFSPNIKERRDFSCAVFDENGEMVAQAAHIPVHLGSMPMSVKSAISSCDLKPGDMVMLNDPYKGGTHLPDITIVAPVFIEGDKPSFYVANRAHHSDVGGMTAGSMPLSTSIFQEGVIIPPVKIMENDKVDEKLMQFFLNNVRTPVEREGDFAAQIMANITGIKRIKELVEKYSEETVCFYASALMEYSEKITKNTIKNIPDGKYTFEDFMDDDGKTKDKIPVRVNLIIKGDKAELDFRDSGDQVAGSVNAVYSITLSAVLYVFRALTEENIPTNAGCLRPINVKTKKGTIVDAEFPSAVAGGNVETSQRIVDAILGALSEAIPDKVCAAGQGTMNNTAIGGFDKRKNSPFTYYETLGGGMGASSENHGESAVHSHMTNTLNTPVEALEYSFPFLVTEYSIRKNSSGGGKFKGGNGMVREIKLLADAEVSVLSERRSFPPYGLCGGKPGKCGRNIIISGKSRKEMPGKFHAELKENDIIRIETPGGGGYGKIKGK; encoded by the coding sequence ATGAAAGTTAATCCTATTCTTTTGGAAGTTTTTAAGAACCGGTTTTCCTCGATTTCCGAGGAAATGGGTGTGACACTTAACAGAACTGCATTTTCACCTAATATCAAAGAAAGAAGGGATTTCTCCTGTGCTGTGTTCGATGAAAACGGCGAAATGGTGGCTCAGGCTGCCCATATACCTGTTCACCTGGGCTCAATGCCTATGTCGGTAAAATCCGCCATTTCAAGCTGTGATTTAAAACCGGGTGATATGGTAATGCTGAATGACCCCTATAAGGGTGGAACTCATTTGCCGGATATAACGATTGTTGCTCCCGTTTTTATCGAAGGGGATAAGCCCAGTTTCTATGTGGCAAACAGAGCTCATCATTCAGATGTAGGCGGGATGACTGCCGGCTCAATGCCGCTGTCCACATCTATATTTCAGGAGGGTGTTATTATACCTCCTGTTAAAATTATGGAAAATGACAAAGTGGACGAAAAATTGATGCAGTTTTTCCTGAACAATGTCCGGACTCCTGTTGAGAGGGAAGGGGACTTCGCAGCCCAGATTATGGCAAATATTACTGGAATCAAAAGGATTAAGGAATTAGTAGAAAAATACAGTGAAGAGACCGTTTGTTTTTACGCTTCTGCGCTTATGGAATATTCGGAAAAAATCACAAAAAATACGATAAAAAATATACCCGACGGAAAATATACGTTTGAAGACTTTATGGATGATGACGGCAAGACAAAGGATAAAATCCCTGTAAGGGTTAATCTTATTATCAAAGGGGACAAGGCTGAGCTTGATTTCCGCGATTCCGGGGATCAGGTTGCCGGCAGTGTGAATGCCGTTTATTCGATAACACTATCTGCCGTTTTGTATGTTTTCAGAGCCTTAACTGAAGAAAATATTCCCACAAATGCCGGATGTCTGAGACCAATAAACGTCAAAACAAAAAAAGGTACAATTGTGGATGCTGAATTTCCCTCTGCAGTTGCCGGAGGAAATGTCGAAACATCACAGAGAATTGTGGACGCCATTCTCGGAGCACTTTCAGAAGCAATCCCGGATAAAGTGTGTGCAGCCGGACAGGGTACGATGAATAATACAGCAATAGGCGGATTTGATAAAAGGAAAAATTCACCCTTTACATATTATGAAACCCTCGGCGGCGGGATGGGAGCATCCAGCGAAAATCATGGAGAAAGCGCTGTGCATTCGCATATGACGAATACCTTAAATACTCCGGTGGAAGCTCTTGAATACAGCTTTCCTTTTCTTGTTACCGAATACTCCATAAGAAAGAATTCCAGCGGAGGAGGTAAATTTAAAGGGGGTAACGGCATGGTCAGAGAAATTAAACTGTTAGCCGATGCCGAAGTCAGTGTCCTTTCGGAAAGACGTTCATTTCCGCCATACGGTTTGTGCGGAGGCAAGCCCGGAAAGTGCGGCAGGAATATTATAATTTCCGGTAAAAGCAGAAAGGAGATGCCCGGCAAATTTCATGCTGAACTGAAAGAAAATGATATAATAAGGATAGAAACTCCTGGTGGCGGAGGTTATGGAAAAATAAAAGGTAAATAA
- a CDS encoding ArnT family glycosyltransferase → MKTISNKNIVFFLLLYFFVLSLPAYNLPLLETTEARYAEVAREMIVTGNYLEPQFEGVKHFHKPPFAYWMMAAGMKIFGTNGFGVRFFGIVAAVFSVFFLYKTAGLFFRERDDRFLNSLILASSLLFLVIARIASTDIYLTFFTLSAQYFLFKQIFYEKSVINASIYGILLGLGFITKGPIIFLFTVLPYLTGKIFFKSHRQNFTLKEIVYSVLLFSAVSLPWYIAVIVKNPDLLYYFIKVQTVDRVATNRFDRDKDFYYFFMIFLVSFFPHIVYFIKSLINFRKLESFLKSQFLYILVPFIVFQISVSKLATYILPFYGTASLVAYYGYKNFSSTVLNRTIIFISFIFPAALALSGYFYEPLYDFRYYAMLCALILIVFLFSLFKHIYSFKSFLTGIAFFYIMLTLLLYLFIPYIGPNIKGYKQMSHKLNSIDPEKNIQTLLFRTSKPSVSFYRNKLAVTALEDDRYFGFQKTDEYEKYYYTSEEQVQQFVGIHEMFFLVTKPEKYLDFQKKYGTQCEAVFEQRKYSAYKCTNKGLK, encoded by the coding sequence ATGAAAACGATTAGTAACAAAAATATAGTATTTTTTTTGCTTTTATACTTTTTTGTTCTTTCTCTGCCCGCTTACAACCTGCCTTTATTGGAAACAACTGAAGCCCGTTATGCCGAAGTTGCAAGGGAAATGATTGTTACAGGCAATTATCTGGAGCCTCAGTTTGAGGGTGTAAAACATTTTCATAAACCCCCCTTTGCCTACTGGATGATGGCAGCCGGCATGAAGATTTTCGGTACAAACGGTTTTGGTGTCAGATTTTTTGGTATTGTTGCAGCGGTTTTTTCGGTGTTCTTTCTGTACAAAACCGCCGGACTGTTTTTCAGGGAAAGAGATGACCGGTTTTTAAATTCACTGATTCTGGCATCCTCTCTGCTTTTTCTTGTCATAGCCAGGATTGCATCCACTGATATATATCTGACCTTTTTTACTCTGTCGGCTCAGTATTTTCTGTTTAAACAGATATTTTATGAGAAATCCGTCATTAATGCTTCAATCTACGGGATTCTGCTGGGGCTCGGTTTTATTACAAAAGGACCTATAATATTTCTTTTTACTGTCCTGCCGTATTTGACAGGGAAAATATTTTTTAAATCCCACCGGCAAAATTTTACATTAAAAGAGATTGTATATTCGGTTTTGCTTTTCTCAGCCGTATCACTTCCCTGGTATATAGCTGTTATAGTTAAAAATCCCGATTTGCTGTACTATTTTATTAAAGTGCAGACTGTTGACAGGGTTGCCACCAACAGATTTGACAGGGATAAAGATTTCTATTACTTTTTTATGATATTTCTTGTCTCTTTTTTTCCCCATATCGTGTATTTTATCAAATCGCTTATAAATTTCAGAAAGCTGGAGAGTTTTTTAAAGTCTCAATTTTTATATATTTTGGTACCGTTTATTGTATTTCAGATTTCAGTGAGTAAGCTTGCGACCTATATCCTTCCCTTTTACGGTACAGCCTCTTTGGTCGCATATTATGGGTACAAAAATTTCAGTTCCACCGTTTTAAACAGAACAATAATATTTATTTCATTTATTTTTCCTGCAGCATTGGCTCTTTCGGGATATTTTTATGAACCGTTATACGATTTTCGTTATTATGCCATGTTATGTGCTCTGATTTTGATTGTTTTTCTTTTTTCTCTTTTTAAGCATATTTATAGCTTTAAAAGCTTTTTGACAGGTATCGCTTTCTTTTATATTATGCTTACCTTATTACTCTATCTTTTCATTCCATATATTGGTCCGAACATAAAAGGGTATAAACAAATGAGCCATAAACTTAACAGTATTGATCCGGAAAAAAATATTCAAACACTGCTTTTCAGGACGAGCAAACCTTCTGTATCTTTCTACAGAAATAAGCTTGCAGTGACTGCATTGGAAGATGACAGATATTTCGGTTTTCAGAAAACGGATGAATATGAAAAATATTATTATACATCAGAAGAGCAAGTGCAGCAATTTGTGGGTATCCATGAAATGTTTTTCCTGGTAACAAAGCCGGAAAAATATCTTGACTTTCAAAAGAAGTATGGAACACAATGCGAGGCAGTGTTTGAACAGAGAAAATACTCAGCTTATAAGTGTACCAACAAGGGGTTAAAATGA
- a CDS encoding hydantoinase/oxoprolinase family protein has translation MEIVGVDTGGTFTDFIYKSGKKWGVFKHLSTPENPAEAVLGGLKKVLKNENFQVVHGSTVATNAILERKGANTALITNKKFEDVFEIGRQNRSELYNLKYRRENMLVPATLRFGLNCRINVDGEEIEPFDEQEARSIIAKLKQAEVESVAVCFLFSYLNPAHEIQMGELLREAEIPFSLSHKVLSEFREYERTSTTVVNAYVSPKMKRYITYIMQNFGGNELRVMQSNGGSISADTAMEESVRTILSGPAGGAVGAYEIAKKAGFNKIITFDMGGTSTDVALLDEGLPLTMESTISNFPVKVPMIDIHTVGAGGGSIAYIDKGGSLKVGPESAGADPGPICYGKGKDITVTDANLFLGRLVPENFLGGNMKLNTDKLKKSFGEMSNKINLSSNEVAEGILAVANTAMERAIRVISVERGHNPQEFALFSFGGAGGMHAVSLARLLKIPKVIIPMNPGILSAIGMLMADLIKDYSLTVMLKNENISREEIDSRFVPIQGKAYDEMRLEGIDKEDVIIEKYLDMRYQGQSYEILVPYKDDFEDEFHRLHEQNYGYCNKNKPVEVVNIRLRARGMPEKPVFEKIQKGAKKPESKAYLGSQDVVFDGETYRTALYDRKELKSGNVIEGAAILLEYSSTIVLPPHSKAEVDDYGNLVIDTEGGI, from the coding sequence ATGGAGATCGTAGGTGTTGATACTGGAGGCACATTTACTGATTTTATATATAAGTCGGGAAAAAAATGGGGAGTGTTTAAGCATCTCTCAACTCCCGAAAATCCTGCGGAAGCCGTTCTCGGCGGCTTGAAAAAAGTCCTGAAAAATGAAAATTTTCAGGTGGTTCACGGATCTACTGTGGCGACTAATGCCATACTGGAAAGAAAAGGCGCCAACACTGCTTTAATAACCAATAAAAAATTTGAAGATGTTTTTGAAATAGGCAGGCAGAACAGAAGCGAGTTGTATAACCTGAAATACAGAAGGGAGAATATGCTCGTTCCCGCCACTTTAAGATTTGGTCTTAACTGCAGAATAAATGTGGATGGTGAAGAGATTGAACCTTTTGATGAGCAGGAAGCCAGAAGCATTATAGCAAAGCTGAAACAGGCGGAAGTTGAGTCAGTTGCGGTTTGTTTCCTTTTCTCATATCTGAATCCCGCCCATGAAATCCAAATGGGAGAGCTTCTCAGAGAAGCTGAAATTCCTTTCTCACTCTCACATAAAGTTTTATCAGAGTTCAGGGAATATGAAAGGACATCCACTACTGTGGTAAATGCCTATGTGTCCCCCAAAATGAAAAGATATATAACTTATATCATGCAGAATTTCGGCGGTAATGAATTAAGGGTTATGCAGTCCAACGGCGGAAGTATTTCAGCCGATACGGCAATGGAAGAATCTGTCAGAACCATTCTCTCAGGCCCTGCAGGCGGTGCAGTTGGAGCTTATGAGATAGCAAAAAAAGCGGGTTTTAACAAAATTATTACATTCGATATGGGCGGCACTTCCACCGACGTGGCTCTTCTGGATGAAGGACTGCCCCTTACGATGGAATCCACCATATCCAACTTTCCTGTGAAAGTTCCCATGATAGATATCCATACCGTGGGCGCAGGTGGCGGATCGATTGCATATATTGACAAAGGCGGATCACTAAAAGTCGGTCCTGAAAGTGCCGGAGCCGATCCTGGCCCCATATGCTACGGTAAAGGGAAGGATATAACGGTGACGGATGCCAATCTTTTTCTGGGAAGACTTGTCCCTGAGAATTTTCTGGGCGGCAATATGAAACTTAACACCGATAAACTTAAAAAAAGCTTCGGTGAAATGTCAAATAAAATAAATCTGAGCTCAAACGAAGTGGCTGAAGGTATATTGGCGGTTGCCAATACAGCGATGGAAAGGGCTATCCGGGTAATATCCGTTGAGCGGGGGCATAATCCACAGGAGTTTGCACTCTTTTCTTTCGGCGGTGCCGGTGGAATGCATGCGGTTTCACTTGCCAGACTGTTGAAAATACCAAAAGTTATAATACCGATGAATCCTGGGATTTTATCAGCAATCGGTATGCTTATGGCGGATCTTATAAAAGACTACTCACTGACAGTAATGCTCAAGAATGAAAATATAAGCCGTGAAGAAATAGACAGCAGGTTTGTGCCGATCCAGGGCAAAGCTTATGATGAAATGAGACTGGAGGGGATTGATAAAGAGGATGTTATCATCGAAAAGTATCTTGATATGCGCTATCAGGGACAGTCTTATGAAATACTTGTACCTTATAAAGATGATTTTGAGGATGAATTTCACAGGCTGCATGAGCAAAACTACGGGTATTGTAACAAAAATAAACCTGTTGAAGTTGTAAATATCAGATTAAGAGCCCGGGGAATGCCTGAGAAACCGGTTTTTGAAAAAATACAAAAGGGTGCAAAAAAACCTGAAAGCAAAGCTTATCTGGGAAGCCAGGATGTTGTTTTTGATGGTGAAACTTACCGGACAGCGCTTTATGACAGAAAGGAGCTTAAGAGTGGAAATGTAATAGAAGGAGCAGCTATACTTCTGGAATATTCTTCCACGATTGTTCTGCCGCCTCATTCAAAAGCGGAAGTTGATGATTACGGCAATTTAGTCATCGATACTGAAGGAGGCATTTAA
- a CDS encoding TRAP transporter small permease subunit, whose amino-acid sequence MIGKLNGFVRKVSDFGAFLSSVFMILITLLIGLEVLLRSVFDTTTHISTEYSTYFFIALVSLGLAYTMKENGHIRITLLTGRLKGKAKMIQEIFTTVLALIISLFLLYFSVLMTYETYSLGMQADTVSETPLYISQLAIPVGVLLLTFQLIGRILRIIYDFRSTDT is encoded by the coding sequence ATGATCGGGAAGCTAAACGGTTTTGTAAGGAAGGTATCGGATTTCGGTGCCTTCCTTTCTTCAGTATTTATGATTCTGATAACATTGCTGATAGGTCTGGAAGTGTTGCTTCGTTCTGTTTTTGATACCACAACTCACATTTCAACCGAGTACAGTACTTATTTTTTCATAGCTCTTGTTTCATTGGGGCTGGCTTATACTATGAAAGAAAACGGTCATATAAGAATCACACTTCTCACCGGAAGACTGAAAGGCAAAGCAAAAATGATACAGGAAATTTTCACAACTGTTTTAGCTTTAATTATTTCTCTGTTTTTGTTGTATTTTTCTGTATTGATGACTTATGAAACTTATTCATTGGGAATGCAGGCCGACACTGTATCGGAAACTCCGTTGTATATATCTCAATTAGCTATCCCGGTAGGGGTTTTATTATTAACTTTTCAATTAATCGGCAGAATCTTGAGGATAATTTATGATTTCAGATCCACTGATACTTAG
- a CDS encoding GntR family transcriptional regulator, with translation MNNKTVSAFNKSAAVKAYIIKMIFEKRSGNIPTSEELAAKFGANVNTVKKVIKDLAKEGYIKTNKKAGTAIKTPIPTEASSSFKMYMENLISLIMEMKSSGLGETEVESIFINALSENKKAESNIIYIDTSPESLIVGKAELETKLGFNITTMLLEDFLRKYEKIKGDDKIFITTYICFQHLVNRNINENIIPLKITPPLDLLVNFDKIPIDTNVVSVVLSEQIQERIYDVYGLILEKFRNFKIYTLSEVKRKPVLLDNCDLLLTLKSIYRANEEYFSKVSNVITYNRFHDDEGIELIKSYLKRP, from the coding sequence ATGAATAATAAAACTGTATCCGCATTTAACAAATCTGCTGCAGTAAAGGCCTATATCATAAAAATGATATTTGAGAAGCGCAGCGGCAATATCCCCACTTCCGAAGAGCTTGCCGCGAAATTCGGCGCCAATGTTAACACCGTCAAAAAAGTCATAAAGGATTTAGCCAAAGAAGGCTACATAAAAACAAACAAAAAAGCCGGAACCGCTATAAAGACTCCGATTCCAACAGAGGCTTCCAGCAGTTTCAAGATGTATATGGAAAATCTTATAAGTCTTATAATGGAGATGAAAAGCAGCGGATTGGGCGAAACTGAAGTTGAATCAATTTTTATAAACGCCTTAAGCGAAAACAAGAAAGCCGAAAGCAATATTATTTATATAGATACATCACCGGAATCTTTGATTGTCGGCAAAGCAGAGCTGGAAACCAAGCTCGGATTTAATATAACAACCATGCTTCTTGAGGATTTTCTGCGCAAATACGAGAAGATTAAAGGTGATGACAAGATTTTTATCACCACTTATATCTGTTTCCAGCATCTGGTAAATAGAAATATTAATGAAAATATTATCCCTCTCAAAATTACACCGCCTTTGGACCTGCTGGTGAATTTTGATAAAATACCAATAGATACCAATGTCGTTTCGGTTGTGCTGAGTGAACAGATTCAGGAGCGCATATATGATGTTTACGGCTTAATTCTGGAGAAATTCAGAAATTTTAAGATTTATACTTTGTCTGAAGTTAAAAGAAAGCCCGTTCTGCTGGATAACTGCGATTTGCTGTTAACACTGAAAAGCATTTACAGAGCAAATGAAGAGTATTTTTCAAAAGTTTCAAATGTTATTACCTATAACAGGTTTCATGATGATGAGGGGATCGAGCTGATTAAAAGTTATTTGAAAAGACCATAA